A window from Bacillota bacterium encodes these proteins:
- a CDS encoding SpoIIIAH-like family protein — MKDRARSGFALMVVIAVVLGVLIGTRNVGSPVADTQAQLTTDDQARPVAAGGTGTPKGETPAGTAASSTPADELGARSTSGGAATQDEIPEATGEDFFAEYRLERTRTRSKNIEMLQQIVADENTSEEARAAASTELVDLSKRTEAEAEAEALIRARGYKDALVFVRGDACDVVVSGPELTRADAEQIGDIVARCLGVDLANITIIERTD, encoded by the coding sequence ATGAAAGACAGGGCGAGATCTGGCTTCGCGCTGATGGTGGTCATCGCGGTCGTTCTCGGGGTGTTGATCGGTACGAGGAACGTTGGAAGCCCGGTCGCTGACACCCAAGCCCAGCTCACGACAGACGATCAGGCGCGTCCCGTTGCCGCCGGTGGCACCGGGACGCCAAAGGGCGAGACGCCAGCCGGGACAGCGGCATCCAGCACGCCCGCCGATGAACTGGGCGCTAGGTCGACGAGCGGTGGCGCGGCCACCCAGGACGAGATCCCGGAAGCGACGGGCGAGGACTTCTTCGCGGAGTACAGGCTGGAGCGGACCCGCACGCGCTCAAAGAATATCGAGATGCTCCAACAGATCGTGGCAGACGAGAACACGTCCGAGGAAGCTCGGGCCGCGGCAAGCACCGAGCTCGTGGATCTCTCAAAGAGAACCGAAGCTGAAGCAGAGGCGGAGGCGCTCATAAGAGCGAGAGGCTACAAGGATGCGCTGGTGTTCGTTCGCGGGGACGCGTGCGACGTGGTGGTCTCCGGACCGGAACTCACGCGCGCCGATGCGGAACAAATCGGAGACATCGTGGCAAGGTGCCTCGGGGTCGACCTCGCCAACATAACCATAATCGAGCGCACGGACTAA
- the accC gene encoding acetyl-CoA carboxylase biotin carboxylase subunit, translated as MTKVLVANRGEVAVRIIRAAKELGIKTVAVYSEADRGSLATKLADEAYCIGPGPSTQSYLNIPNIISAAMLSGADAIHPGYGFLAENPYFAEICESHGLKFIGPSARVMNVMGDKAEAKRAMAAAGLPVIPGTSGVIQDEKEALAFADEYGFPVMVKAAAGGGGKGMRAASSRQELVTAIRFAQAEAEAAFGVAGVYLEKILDRPRHVEVQLLVDEDGHAIHLGERDCSVQRKHQKLIEESPSPVVDDRMRKAIGDAAVRGALAVGYTNAGTMEFLVDSTGAFYFMEMNTRVQVEHPVTELVTGIDIVKAQFMIAAGESIAVTQNDIVLSGHAIECRINAEDPSRSFMPSPGRVSSVVIPGGPGVRVDTALFAGCTVPPYYDSLIAKVAVWGRDRAEAIERMSRALEEIEIEGICTNVAFQRRLIRSSRFREAEIYCNDDVLAVAAGNSADLSRQA; from the coding sequence ATTACAAAGGTCCTCGTGGCGAACAGAGGCGAGGTTGCTGTCAGAATCATCAGGGCTGCTAAGGAGCTTGGCATAAAGACCGTGGCAGTGTACTCGGAGGCCGATCGCGGGTCGCTTGCGACCAAGTTGGCTGACGAGGCTTATTGTATCGGGCCCGGGCCCAGCACCCAGAGTTACCTCAACATACCCAACATCATCAGCGCGGCGATGCTTTCCGGAGCGGATGCGATCCATCCGGGCTACGGGTTTCTGGCTGAGAACCCGTATTTCGCCGAGATCTGCGAGTCTCACGGCTTGAAATTCATAGGCCCCAGCGCCCGAGTGATGAACGTCATGGGTGACAAGGCGGAGGCCAAGCGGGCGATGGCTGCAGCCGGGCTGCCTGTGATCCCCGGCACGTCAGGAGTCATACAGGACGAGAAAGAGGCCCTTGCATTTGCGGACGAATACGGGTTTCCGGTGATGGTGAAAGCCGCTGCAGGTGGCGGCGGGAAGGGAATGCGCGCCGCGTCCAGTAGGCAAGAGCTTGTGACCGCCATTAGGTTCGCGCAAGCCGAGGCCGAGGCCGCGTTCGGCGTGGCGGGAGTATATCTCGAGAAGATCCTCGACCGCCCGAGACACGTCGAAGTGCAGCTACTCGTGGATGAGGACGGACACGCGATCCATCTCGGCGAACGCGACTGCTCGGTGCAAAGAAAGCATCAGAAGCTGATAGAGGAGTCGCCGTCGCCGGTGGTGGACGACAGGATGAGAAAGGCGATAGGCGACGCGGCCGTGCGGGGCGCGCTCGCCGTCGGTTACACCAACGCCGGCACCATGGAGTTCCTCGTGGATTCCACCGGGGCGTTCTACTTCATGGAGATGAACACGAGGGTGCAGGTGGAACACCCCGTGACGGAGCTCGTGACAGGCATCGACATCGTTAAGGCGCAGTTCATGATAGCCGCGGGCGAGTCCATCGCGGTCACTCAAAACGACATCGTTCTCTCGGGCCACGCCATCGAGTGCAGGATCAACGCGGAAGATCCTTCGCGGAGCTTCATGCCATCGCCCGGGCGCGTGTCCTCGGTCGTTATCCCCGGAGGGCCCGGGGTGAGGGTGGATACCGCGCTTTTCGCGGGATGCACCGTGCCGCCTTACTATGATTCGCTCATCGCAAAAGTGGCTGTGTGGGGCCGCGACCGCGCTGAGGCCATCGAGAGGATGTCGAGGGCGCTCGAGGAGATCGAGATAGAGGGCATTTGCACGAACGTCGCGTTCCAGCGAAGGCTCATAAGGAGCTCCCGGTTCCGCGAAGCTGAGATCTATTGTAACGATGACGTTCTGGCCGTTGCCGCCGGGAACTCCGCTGATTTGTCAAGGCAGGCATGA
- a CDS encoding stage III sporulation protein AF translates to MIDAISGWVRDLAVMALTLAFAEMLLPRNDLRKFARVVIGLVLVAVILGSLVDLSSIKDVLATTSAPAFPETPNVGARDYAAEGNRVAQAGLEVASRGAKARLERQVESLARLASGGTADARVELGPSGEILKVSVAVRLSPTSTEARGPEDGGTSRGTASVVAARVEEALRDFYGLSADVPVVVDVRG, encoded by the coding sequence GTGATTGACGCAATATCGGGCTGGGTGCGCGACCTTGCGGTGATGGCGCTCACGCTCGCGTTCGCGGAAATGCTCCTCCCCCGGAACGACCTGCGAAAGTTCGCGAGGGTGGTCATCGGGCTCGTGCTCGTGGCGGTCATCCTGGGGTCCCTCGTCGACCTCTCCTCCATAAAAGACGTGCTGGCCACCACCTCGGCCCCGGCCTTCCCCGAAACCCCCAACGTCGGCGCACGTGACTACGCGGCGGAGGGGAACAGGGTGGCTCAGGCGGGCCTGGAGGTTGCGAGCCGCGGGGCAAAGGCGCGACTCGAGAGGCAGGTCGAGTCGCTGGCACGCCTGGCGTCCGGCGGCACCGCGGACGCCAGGGTTGAGCTCGGGCCTTCCGGCGAGATCTTGAAGGTCAGCGTAGCGGTGCGCCTGTCGCCGACTTCAACCGAGGCCCGGGGACCCGAGGACGGCGGCACGAGCCGGGGCACCGCATCGGTGGTCGCAGCGCGAGTGGAGGAGGCCTTGCGGGACTTCTACGGGCTCAGCGCAGACGTCCCTGTGGTCGTGGACGTGCGCGGGTAA
- the amaP gene encoding alkaline shock response membrane anchor protein AmaP yields MRFYDRVVVFASSLVMIGTGLVFLMMAFGPNPTRLFTDVFLTGPFGSLRPVVVVGAAIVAALGLYLMWLATRGRGRRRPIIRGTSLGEVRIAQTAVEALVRRAAREVPGIQDVDTVVDLSGEELEIFVSVTVSPDISIPSVAEQIQAKLARYIGDTVGVDVSKVSVNVRNIGHEQKTPRVV; encoded by the coding sequence ATGAGATTCTACGACCGAGTCGTCGTGTTTGCTTCGTCCCTTGTGATGATTGGGACAGGCCTGGTATTCCTGATGATGGCTTTCGGGCCAAACCCTACAAGGCTCTTCACTGATGTCTTCCTCACTGGGCCTTTCGGCAGCCTGCGTCCGGTGGTAGTCGTGGGCGCCGCCATCGTCGCTGCCCTGGGACTCTACCTCATGTGGCTTGCCACCCGGGGCCGCGGGCGGCGCAGGCCGATCATCCGTGGGACAAGCCTCGGCGAGGTCAGGATCGCACAAACCGCCGTTGAAGCGCTCGTCCGGCGGGCGGCGAGGGAGGTACCGGGGATTCAAGACGTTGACACCGTGGTCGACTTATCCGGCGAAGAACTGGAGATATTCGTATCAGTCACTGTAAGCCCCGACATCTCCATTCCGTCCGTGGCCGAGCAGATCCAGGCGAAGCTCGCGCGCTACATCGGCGACACGGTCGGGGTGGACGTGTCAAAGGTGTCCGTGAACGTGAGAAACATCGGCCACGAGCAGAAGACCCCGAGAGTAGTGTAG
- the accB gene encoding acetyl-CoA carboxylase biotin carboxyl carrier protein — MVSGSNRREGYERGYSSSFREGRLQELELRELRREIAGLARIMNAHDIAEIEITADGMSLKLRKADGMVTVKRAPEVVGLVEALPEEEPPRAKAAPEPKGEVTARENRITITAPMVGTFYRAPAPDADPYVEIGDTVSPGQVVCIIEAMKIMNEIQAEVRGRVLEILVENAEPVEYGQPLFVLETL, encoded by the coding sequence ATGGTTAGTGGTTCCAATCGCCGGGAAGGCTATGAACGCGGATATTCATCCAGTTTCAGGGAAGGCAGGCTGCAGGAGTTGGAACTCAGAGAACTGCGACGTGAGATCGCCGGGCTCGCGAGGATAATGAACGCGCACGACATCGCAGAGATAGAGATCACAGCGGACGGGATGTCCCTGAAGTTGCGGAAGGCAGACGGCATGGTGACCGTGAAGCGGGCTCCGGAGGTGGTCGGCCTCGTGGAGGCGTTGCCGGAGGAGGAACCGCCGCGCGCCAAGGCCGCGCCGGAACCCAAAGGCGAGGTGACAGCGCGGGAGAACCGCATCACGATCACCGCCCCCATGGTAGGCACGTTTTACAGGGCCCCCGCGCCCGACGCCGACCCTTACGTCGAGATCGGAGATACGGTCTCCCCGGGGCAGGTGGTGTGTATAATCGAGGCCATGAAGATCATGAATGAGATACAGGCCGAGGTGAGGGGAAGGGTCCTGGAGATCCTTGTGGAAAACGCGGAGCCCGTGGAATACGGCCAGCCCCTATTCGTCCTCGAGACCCTCTGA
- a CDS encoding Asp23/Gls24 family envelope stress response protein — protein sequence MQPGDLQYYDDTRSHDSHESLGNIKIASEVVGVIAGLAATEVEGIAGMSGGITGGIAELLGRRNLSKGVKVEVGEKEAAVDLFVVVNYGVRIPDVAWKVQQNVKRAIESMTGREVVEVNVHVQGVSFPHEEKQETARVR from the coding sequence ATGCAGCCGGGCGACCTGCAGTATTATGACGATACTCGCTCGCACGATAGTCATGAGAGCCTCGGGAATATCAAGATAGCAAGCGAGGTCGTGGGAGTGATCGCCGGCCTCGCCGCAACCGAGGTGGAGGGGATAGCCGGCATGAGCGGCGGCATCACTGGAGGCATAGCCGAGCTGCTCGGGCGCCGGAACCTGTCCAAAGGGGTGAAGGTGGAGGTCGGCGAGAAGGAGGCGGCCGTTGACCTCTTCGTCGTGGTCAATTACGGGGTGCGAATCCCCGATGTCGCCTGGAAAGTGCAACAGAACGTGAAGAGGGCCATCGAGAGCATGACCGGGCGCGAGGTCGTGGAGGTTAACGTTCACGTGCAAGGGGTGAGCTTCCCGCACGAGGAGAAACAGGAGACTGCGAGGGTGCGCTGA
- the spoIIIAE gene encoding stage III sporulation protein AE, which translates to MTRRHISPTPHNLLRRRRAASLVSLRWAFLATMTVLAVALLPVSLGGGQAAVAEAEVPATDNDKAVSAPGPGPPASPATLDDVVRAQLEAMDTEALERFLRDVDADVKGFFPDLDLVAMLRAPRNIPGGLDPGKIATGIVRLLAAEVRASLALLGQLIVLAVMCSVLSEFAAGLGAEQATGVARAACFMVLAVMAVNSFLVTTRVATAAVDRMTSFVQAATPLLFTLLAAAGGVTSAAIMSPAVVAAAGATSGFVNNLVFPLIFLSAVLDVTSMITERVQLTRLSALLRDGAVAALGGFMTLFVGVMAVRGVGAAVGDTLAIRAAKFVSGTFIPVVGKMFSDAVAMVASCSVLIQSGLTVAGLVGVFMICLVPAAKIFVVAAMYKLAGAVVQPMGDERLARCLGALGNSLVMVLVSLAVSAFAFVAAMTVVAGLANLTAAMR; encoded by the coding sequence GTGACGCGCAGACACATCAGCCCGACACCGCACAACTTGTTGCGCCGCCGCCGGGCCGCCAGCCTCGTCTCACTGAGGTGGGCGTTCCTTGCGACCATGACGGTGCTCGCGGTGGCTCTCCTGCCCGTCAGCCTGGGGGGAGGCCAGGCCGCCGTCGCAGAGGCCGAGGTCCCTGCGACCGACAACGACAAGGCCGTTTCAGCGCCCGGTCCGGGGCCCCCCGCGTCCCCAGCTACGCTGGACGATGTCGTGAGGGCGCAGCTCGAGGCGATGGACACGGAGGCCCTTGAAAGGTTTCTCCGCGACGTCGACGCCGACGTCAAAGGTTTCTTCCCGGATCTCGACCTCGTGGCCATGCTGAGGGCTCCCCGGAACATACCGGGAGGTCTAGACCCCGGCAAGATAGCCACGGGCATCGTCAGGCTCCTCGCAGCGGAGGTACGGGCCAGCTTGGCCCTGCTCGGCCAGCTCATAGTGCTCGCCGTGATGTGCTCGGTGTTGTCGGAGTTTGCCGCGGGCCTGGGGGCGGAGCAAGCGACTGGGGTAGCGCGCGCGGCGTGCTTCATGGTCCTCGCTGTCATGGCTGTAAACAGCTTCCTCGTGACCACGAGGGTCGCGACGGCCGCCGTTGACCGGATGACCTCCTTCGTCCAAGCGGCCACACCCTTGCTCTTTACGCTGCTCGCAGCGGCCGGAGGGGTAACCTCCGCGGCCATCATGAGCCCCGCGGTGGTGGCCGCCGCGGGTGCCACGAGCGGCTTCGTGAACAACCTCGTCTTCCCGCTGATATTCCTGTCAGCGGTCCTTGATGTGACGAGCATGATCACCGAACGCGTTCAGCTCACGCGCCTGTCAGCGCTCCTGCGAGACGGGGCCGTGGCCGCGCTCGGCGGGTTCATGACGCTGTTCGTAGGCGTGATGGCGGTGCGGGGGGTGGGGGCGGCCGTCGGGGATACCCTCGCGATCCGGGCCGCTAAGTTCGTGTCGGGCACGTTCATCCCGGTGGTCGGCAAGATGTTCTCGGACGCCGTCGCGATGGTCGCGAGCTGCTCCGTGCTCATTCAGAGCGGTCTCACCGTGGCCGGCCTCGTAGGCGTGTTCATGATCTGCTTGGTCCCAGCAGCTAAGATCTTCGTCGTAGCGGCTATGTATAAGTTGGCGGGCGCGGTGGTTCAGCCCATGGGCGACGAGCGCCTCGCGCGGTGCCTGGGTGCTTTGGGAAACTCGCTCGTCATGGTCCTCGTTTCCTTGGCCGTATCCGCGTTTGCCTTCGTCGCGGCCATGACGGTAGTGGCGGGCCTCGCGAACCTGACCGCCGCAATGAGATGA